In a genomic window of Methylovirgula sp. 4M-Z18:
- the miaA gene encoding tRNA (adenosine(37)-N6)-dimethylallyltransferase MiaA has product MSLARTLGGVVINADSMQVYRDLYVLSARPTPEEQAGIPHLLFGHVDGAINYSVGKFLIDAAAALQEARAAGKVSIFCGGTGMYFKALTQGLSDIPPVPEAVRASVRAEAEGLPPESLYQRLKAHDALSAARLNPTDPQRILRALEVFAATGKSLTSFQNARQAPLLRPGTWRGLFLAPDRAALYDRIDHRFTGMVQSGALDETEALKHRNLDPALPVMRAHGVPGLIDYLNGAATLEDAIARGQADTRHYAKRQFTFARHQLPEFEWASLEEAEAVLLPD; this is encoded by the coding sequence ATTTCTTTGGCAAGAACGCTCGGCGGCGTCGTGATCAATGCCGATTCGATGCAGGTCTACCGCGATTTATACGTGCTTTCGGCCCGTCCGACGCCGGAGGAGCAGGCCGGTATTCCGCATCTGCTGTTCGGCCATGTCGATGGCGCGATCAATTATTCGGTCGGCAAGTTCCTCATTGATGCTGCCGCAGCGTTGCAAGAGGCCAGGGCCGCCGGCAAGGTGTCGATTTTCTGCGGCGGCACTGGCATGTATTTCAAGGCCCTGACCCAGGGACTGTCCGACATTCCGCCGGTGCCGGAGGCGGTCCGCGCGTCGGTGCGCGCTGAAGCGGAAGGGCTACCGCCGGAGAGTCTGTATCAGCGCCTGAAAGCGCACGACGCCTTAAGCGCGGCCCGCCTCAACCCCACCGACCCGCAGCGCATCCTGCGGGCCCTCGAAGTGTTCGCGGCGACGGGCAAGAGTCTGACGAGCTTCCAGAATGCGCGTCAGGCGCCGCTGCTGCGCCCCGGTACCTGGCGCGGCCTGTTTCTCGCGCCCGACCGCGCCGCGCTCTATGACCGCATCGACCACCGCTTTACCGGCATGGTGCAAAGCGGCGCGCTGGATGAAACCGAAGCCCTCAAGCATCGCAACCTCGACCCCGCCTTGCCGGTGATGCGCGCGCATGGCGTGCCGGGACTGATCGACTATCTGAACGGCGCCGCAACGCTCGAAGACGCGATCGCCCGCGGCCAAGCGGATACGCGCCACTATGCCAAGCGGCAGTTCACGTTCGCGCGGCATCAATTGCCGGAGTTCGAGTGGGCAAGCCTGGAGGAGGCGGAGGCTGTCCTTCTCCCCGACTGA
- the serB gene encoding phosphoserine phosphatase SerB, which yields MTHIATLITNPAYPYLDDGHVARAGQFLPHAQAPVWLDPGIAVDIPFSPSGEVEAVGLAAEIRAALAPAAVDVVVQPAAGRRKKLFLADMDSTMIGQECIDELADFVGLKDHVASITERAMRGEIAFEPALRERVALLRGLEAGIVDKVIADRITLTPGGRALVQTMRAHGAYAALVSGGFTLFTTRIAEMIGFHENRANVLLVEHDYFVGAVEEPILGREAKLARLLALRAEQGLGPHETMAVGDGANDLAMLGAAGLGVAYHAKPKVAEAAHARVDHGDLTALLYMQGYRRDEFVE from the coding sequence ATGACCCATATTGCAACGCTAATCACCAATCCCGCTTATCCCTACCTCGACGACGGACATGTAGCGCGCGCGGGCCAATTTTTGCCCCACGCGCAGGCGCCCGTCTGGCTCGATCCCGGCATTGCCGTCGATATTCCCTTTTCGCCGTCAGGGGAAGTGGAGGCCGTGGGCCTCGCCGCCGAAATCCGCGCCGCGCTGGCGCCGGCTGCCGTCGATGTGGTGGTGCAGCCCGCCGCCGGGCGGCGCAAGAAGCTTTTTCTCGCCGATATGGATTCGACCATGATCGGCCAGGAATGTATCGACGAGCTCGCCGATTTCGTCGGTCTCAAGGACCACGTTGCCTCGATCACCGAGCGCGCCATGCGCGGCGAAATCGCGTTCGAGCCGGCTTTGCGCGAACGTGTCGCGCTGCTGCGCGGGCTGGAAGCAGGAATCGTCGATAAGGTGATCGCCGATCGCATCACGCTCACCCCCGGCGGGCGCGCGCTGGTGCAGACCATGCGTGCGCATGGCGCCTATGCGGCGCTGGTGTCTGGCGGCTTCACCCTTTTTACAACGCGCATCGCCGAGATGATCGGCTTTCATGAGAACCGCGCCAACGTTCTCCTTGTCGAGCACGATTATTTCGTCGGCGCGGTGGAAGAGCCGATCTTGGGCCGCGAAGCCAAACTGGCGCGGCTCCTTGCGCTGCGTGCGGAACAAGGCCTTGGGCCGCACGAGACGATGGCGGTGGGCGACGGCGCCAACGACCTTGCCATGCTGGGCGCAGCGGGCCTGGGCGTTGCCTATCACGCGAAGCCGAAAGTGGCGGAAGCCGCGCATGCGAGGGTTGATCACGGCGATCTGACGGCGCTGCTGTATATGCAAGGGTATCGACGGGATGAGTTTGTAGAGTGA
- a CDS encoding ABC transporter ATP-binding protein, with translation MASGGSTTAVALDHVQVAFGTGAQHYVAVADASLKVANREFITIVGPTGCGKSTLLNVVAGLLKPASGTANVFGRAVSGLTSEAGYLFQQDALMPWKTARDNVAVALEVRGVARREALEQAQDWLGRVGLRDFGARYPHQMSGGQRKRVALAQMLIRGPKILLMDEPFGPLDAQTRVLMGDLLLSLWGRDPKAVLFVTHDLDEAIALGDRVIVLSAGPASRVIADHKIDLPRPRSIADIRTEPHFHDLQKAIWADLKAEVMKAYGDAA, from the coding sequence ATGGCTTCGGGAGGATCCACTACGGCGGTCGCGCTCGACCATGTGCAAGTCGCATTCGGCACTGGCGCGCAACATTATGTTGCCGTTGCGGATGCGTCGCTTAAGGTTGCGAATCGCGAATTCATCACCATCGTGGGGCCGACGGGTTGCGGCAAATCCACATTGCTCAATGTCGTCGCAGGGCTTTTGAAACCCGCGAGCGGCACCGCAAACGTGTTCGGCCGCGCCGTGTCCGGCCTCACCAGTGAAGCCGGCTATCTCTTTCAGCAAGATGCGCTGATGCCGTGGAAAACCGCGCGCGACAATGTGGCTGTCGCCCTGGAAGTCCGCGGCGTCGCGAGGCGCGAGGCGCTTGAGCAAGCACAGGATTGGCTTGGCCGCGTGGGCCTACGCGATTTTGGCGCACGTTATCCGCATCAAATGTCGGGCGGCCAGCGCAAGCGTGTGGCGCTTGCGCAAATGCTGATCCGCGGTCCCAAAATCCTGCTGATGGACGAGCCGTTCGGTCCACTCGACGCGCAGACGCGGGTACTGATGGGCGATCTCTTACTGTCGCTGTGGGGCAGGGACCCAAAGGCCGTGCTCTTCGTCACCCATGACCTCGACGAAGCGATCGCGCTCGGCGACCGGGTGATCGTGCTCTCGGCGGGACCAGCGTCGCGCGTGATCGCCGATCACAAGATCGATCTGCCGCGCCCGCGCTCCATTGCCGATATCCGCACCGAGCCGCATTTTCACGATTTGCAAAAGGCGATCTGGGCCGATTTGAAAGCGGAAGTCATGAAAGCCTATGGGGACGCCGCATGA
- a CDS encoding AbrB/MazE/SpoVT family DNA-binding domain-containing protein → MLAFKVTTVGASSGFILTKEAMAKLNVKKGDTVFLTDAPGGGFRLTPYNPDFERQMALAEDVMRADRDILRALAK, encoded by the coding sequence ATGTTGGCATTTAAAGTCACAACGGTGGGCGCGTCGTCGGGCTTCATTCTCACGAAAGAAGCCATGGCCAAGCTTAACGTGAAGAAGGGCGATACGGTTTTTTTGACTGATGCGCCTGGAGGCGGCTTTCGGCTGACGCCATACAATCCGGATTTTGAACGCCAAATGGCCCTTGCCGAAGATGTTATGCGGGCGGATCGCGACATTCTGCGCGCGCTGGCCAAATGA
- a CDS encoding ABC transporter permease, giving the protein MSRGALLTWQILVGLIGLAVWHVLTTYPIVANLNDMKLFFAAPWDVAQRIVKMFASGMIWRHLAITLSESILAFLIGSLFGAAFGFGLALMPRVAAVLDPYIKMANSLPRVVLAPIFMLWFGLGIWSKVALGITLVFFVVFFNVYQGVRETSPVILDNARMLGMSRSQLFRHVYWPSALSWVFSSLHSAVGFAIVGAVVGEYIGASAGLGYLIHEADGNFDTTGVFAGMVVLSVFVLVVDGLVSVVEKRLLAWKG; this is encoded by the coding sequence ATGAGCCGCGGCGCGCTGCTGACCTGGCAAATTCTCGTCGGGCTCATCGGCCTCGCGGTGTGGCATGTGCTGACGACCTATCCAATCGTCGCCAATCTCAACGACATGAAATTGTTCTTCGCCGCGCCTTGGGATGTGGCGCAACGCATCGTGAAAATGTTCGCGAGCGGCATGATCTGGCGGCATCTCGCCATCACCTTGTCCGAATCGATTCTCGCCTTCCTCATCGGCTCGCTGTTCGGCGCCGCCTTCGGCTTCGGCCTCGCGCTCATGCCGCGCGTTGCCGCCGTGCTCGATCCCTATATCAAGATGGCGAATTCGCTGCCGCGCGTCGTGCTCGCGCCGATTTTCATGCTGTGGTTCGGGCTCGGCATCTGGTCCAAGGTTGCGCTCGGCATCACGCTCGTTTTCTTCGTCGTGTTCTTCAACGTCTATCAGGGCGTGCGCGAGACGAGCCCCGTCATTCTCGACAATGCGCGCATGCTCGGCATGTCGCGCAGTCAATTGTTCCGCCACGTCTACTGGCCCTCCGCGCTCTCGTGGGTGTTTTCGTCGCTGCATTCGGCGGTCGGCTTTGCCATCGTCGGCGCGGTGGTCGGCGAATATATCGGCGCTTCGGCCGGACTCGGCTATCTCATCCACGAGGCGGACGGCAATTTCGACACCACCGGTGTCTTCGCCGGCATGGTGGTGCTCAGCGTCTTTGTGCTGGTGGTGGATGGGCTGGTGAGCGTGGTGGAAAAAAGATTGCTGGCGTGGAAAGGGTGA
- a CDS encoding B12-binding domain-containing radical SAM protein, with the protein MNVGLEKPSTFEAGRFELVLIKPSHYDGDGYVIQWFKSSIPSNTLAALYGLADEAAKRNVLGPDVEIVITPIDETNMRVSVPDIIKRIEAAGGHGMVGLVGVQSNQFPRALDIARPLRAAGIQVVIGGFHVSGCLAMLPGMQPDLQKALDMGITLYAGEAEDRLDEVLLDAAARRLKPIYNYMSDLPGIGETPIPFLPSEMIRGNIGGLASFDAGRGCPYQCSFCTIINVQGRKSRSRSPDDVERIIRENLAQGIRHFFITDDNFARNKDWEIILDRIIAIREGMTRHKPRFVIQVDTLCHRNPNFIEKCGRAGVASVFIGLENINPANLLAAKKRQNKIDEYREMLLAWKAQRVVTYAGYILGFPNDTRESILHDIEIIKRELPIDLLEFFCLTPLPGSEDHKKLSAQGVAMDPDMNKYDLEHVVTAHPKMSQAEWEGIYREAWRAYYTPQHLQTLLRRAIACRINSTKVLSLFLYFRACVLYEHVHPLEGGLFRLKFRRDRRHGMALEPAWIFYPKYLAEFAVKSLKTAGLWARFYPQLRLLRKLGGAKNYADTALAPVSASEAEVSELLTQSEAARAAVAHQRKIRELTAGA; encoded by the coding sequence ATGAACGTTGGACTTGAAAAGCCCAGCACTTTCGAAGCAGGCCGTTTCGAATTGGTGCTGATCAAGCCATCCCACTACGATGGCGACGGTTACGTCATTCAATGGTTCAAGTCCTCCATTCCCTCCAACACGCTCGCGGCGCTCTACGGCCTTGCCGACGAAGCGGCAAAGCGGAACGTGCTTGGCCCCGACGTCGAGATCGTCATCACGCCGATCGATGAAACCAACATGCGGGTTTCTGTGCCCGATATCATCAAGAGAATCGAGGCGGCGGGCGGCCACGGCATGGTCGGGCTTGTCGGCGTGCAGTCGAACCAGTTCCCGCGCGCGCTCGACATTGCGCGCCCCTTGCGGGCGGCGGGCATTCAGGTGGTGATCGGCGGTTTTCACGTCTCTGGCTGCCTTGCCATGCTGCCCGGCATGCAGCCCGATCTGCAAAAGGCCCTCGACATGGGCATCACGCTCTATGCCGGCGAGGCGGAAGATCGGCTCGACGAGGTCTTGCTCGATGCCGCGGCGCGCCGATTGAAGCCGATCTACAATTACATGTCGGACCTGCCTGGCATCGGCGAGACGCCGATACCGTTTTTGCCGAGCGAGATGATCCGGGGCAACATCGGCGGCCTCGCGAGTTTCGATGCCGGCCGGGGCTGTCCTTATCAATGTTCGTTCTGCACCATCATCAATGTGCAGGGGCGTAAATCCCGCAGCCGCTCGCCCGACGATGTGGAGCGCATCATTCGCGAGAATCTGGCTCAAGGAATCCGGCATTTCTTCATCACCGACGACAATTTTGCCCGCAACAAGGATTGGGAGATCATCCTCGACCGCATCATCGCCATTCGCGAGGGGATGACGCGCCACAAACCGCGCTTCGTCATTCAGGTCGACACGTTGTGCCACCGCAATCCGAATTTCATTGAGAAATGTGGGCGCGCCGGCGTTGCGAGCGTGTTCATCGGCTTGGAGAATATCAATCCCGCCAATCTGCTCGCCGCCAAGAAAAGGCAGAACAAAATCGACGAATATCGCGAAATGCTGCTCGCGTGGAAGGCGCAGCGCGTCGTCACCTATGCCGGCTATATCCTGGGATTTCCCAACGATACGCGCGAGTCGATCCTGCATGACATCGAGATCATCAAGCGCGAATTGCCAATCGACTTGCTGGAGTTTTTCTGCCTGACGCCGCTGCCGGGCTCTGAGGATCACAAGAAGCTGAGCGCGCAAGGTGTCGCGATGGACCCCGACATGAACAAATACGATCTCGAACATGTGGTGACCGCACATCCGAAAATGTCGCAGGCTGAATGGGAGGGCATCTATCGCGAGGCGTGGCGCGCCTACTACACGCCGCAGCACCTGCAGACCTTACTGCGTCGCGCCATTGCCTGCCGCATCAACAGTACGAAGGTGCTGTCGCTGTTCCTGTATTTTCGTGCCTGCGTGCTGTATGAGCACGTGCATCCGCTCGAGGGCGGGCTGTTCCGTCTCAAATTCCGCCGCGACCGGCGGCATGGCATGGCGCTCGAGCCGGCATGGATTTTCTACCCGAAATATCTCGCCGAATTTGCCGTGAAAAGCCTCAAGACGGCGGGCCTGTGGGCACGCTTCTATCCGCAACTGCGGTTGCTGCGGAAATTGGGCGGCGCCAAAAACTACGCCGATACCGCTCTCGCGCCGGTTAGCGCCAGCGAGGCGGAAGTGAGCGAACTCTTGACCCAAAGCGAGGCCGCCCGCGCCGCCGTGGCGCACCAGCGCAAGATTCGTGAGCTGACCGCGGGGGCGTGA
- a CDS encoding RMD1 family protein, with the protein MTDPQPSSAPTVTRVTSRVLLLGDRIDAQGLERPDTISTVPLAFHAGANGYVALYRFGVAVLVGLSPLEEEEFLRLLDLRVSGKRGVRDDETALLEVSPQFEDRAPPGGPIQLKDLSPERFLVLADALAKSVSMARDEREVSAVFDVIEPFAADLADKGRPPFRRRAMLKLIGQALLVQHRVSGRIAVEEKPDVLWDRPDLERLYARLEDEYELKERAGTLKRKLDVIVETVRAMTDIIDADRATRLEATIVLLIVGELLISLFQIWHGR; encoded by the coding sequence ATGACCGATCCACAGCCCAGTTCCGCTCCCACCGTCACCCGCGTCACCAGCCGTGTGCTCCTACTCGGCGATCGTATCGATGCGCAGGGGCTCGAGCGGCCGGATACGATTTCCACCGTGCCGCTTGCGTTTCATGCCGGCGCAAACGGCTATGTGGCGCTGTATCGGTTCGGCGTCGCCGTACTGGTCGGTCTGTCGCCGCTCGAGGAAGAGGAGTTCTTGCGGCTTTTGGATTTGCGGGTTTCGGGCAAGCGCGGCGTGCGCGACGACGAGACGGCGCTGCTCGAAGTCTCGCCGCAATTCGAGGACCGCGCGCCGCCTGGCGGGCCGATTCAATTGAAGGACCTGTCGCCGGAGCGGTTCCTCGTGCTGGCCGATGCGTTGGCGAAAAGCGTGTCGATGGCGCGCGACGAGCGCGAGGTCAGTGCGGTCTTCGATGTGATCGAGCCTTTCGCCGCCGATCTTGCCGACAAGGGCCGCCCGCCGTTCCGCCGACGCGCCATGTTGAAACTCATCGGCCAGGCGCTGCTGGTGCAGCACAGAGTCTCTGGCCGCATCGCGGTTGAGGAAAAGCCGGATGTGCTGTGGGACAGGCCGGATCTGGAACGGCTCTATGCGCGCCTGGAGGATGAATACGAATTGAAGGAGCGGGCCGGCACATTGAAGCGCAAGCTCGACGTGATCGTCGAGACCGTCCGAGCCATGACCGACATCATCGACGCCGACCGCGCGACGCGGCTGGAAGCGACGATCGTGCTGCTGATCGTCGGCGAATTGCTGATCTCGCTGTTTCAGATCTGGCACGGACGATGA
- a CDS encoding type II toxin-antitoxin system death-on-curing family toxin yields MPVVLAIHDRQIAEHGGADGVRDVGTIESALGRPRNLAGYGEPDAADLAAAYLFGLVRNHGFMDGNKRRAWVVARLFLLDNGYSLVFDPFEAVRMVEQAAGGTLAEADLASWFRGRLK; encoded by the coding sequence ATGCCTGTCGTCTTGGCGATTCATGACCGCCAAATTGCCGAGCACGGCGGCGCAGACGGCGTCCGTGATGTCGGCACGATCGAGTCGGCCTTGGGCCGCCCGCGCAATTTGGCAGGGTACGGCGAGCCGGACGCGGCCGATCTGGCGGCAGCCTACCTTTTTGGACTCGTGCGTAACCATGGTTTCATGGACGGCAACAAGCGTAGGGCTTGGGTTGTGGCGCGCCTATTCCTCTTGGATAACGGATATAGTCTCGTGTTCGACCCATTCGAGGCGGTCAGAATGGTCGAACAAGCAGCAGGCGGCACCCTCGCGGAGGCCGATCTTGCTTCATGGTTTCGAGGCCGGCTCAAATGA